In Desulfosediminicola ganghwensis, a single window of DNA contains:
- a CDS encoding SelT/SelW/SelH family (seleno)protein, translating into MKITIEYCTKUNYEPRASSLKAELAKQFDAEVELLASGGGVFEVSVDGTLVFSKKALKRFPEDGEVAGLITK; encoded by the coding sequence ATGAAAATAACGATTGAATACTGCACAAAGTGAAACTACGAACCACGTGCCTCAAGTTTGAAGGCGGAATTGGCAAAACAGTTTGATGCGGAGGTTGAACTTCTTGCCTCCGGTGGTGGGGTTTTTGAAGTTTCAGTCGACGGAACCCTGGTCTTTTCAAAGAAAGCGTTGAAACGTTTTCCAGAAGATGGGGAAGTGGCTGGTCTTATCACCAAATGA
- a CDS encoding outer membrane protein yields MRVRIGITILSLLVLCTKAQAAYNGWYIGGAASYLFQADSDNGGTTGSFVTGNGSSSIPAGTQVSAGTPYDWETEFDDGWGLSGEIGKMFVDGWRLAVELNYTSADVDQHSGVLLGGTDIGSQDAALLTGSTSQSGVSVSQLVADGRGDLSTLGVFLNGYFDFNKEGAFQPYLGVGLGFVMAEVEFKPSGVTIVDDDETKFGFQFRAGAAYSITEYTDIYGEYTYRITDDIEVENSLFPGDLEIENEQHLLSVGVRYRFTY; encoded by the coding sequence ATGCGTGTGCGAATAGGCATTACAATTTTAAGTCTGCTTGTTCTCTGCACCAAAGCTCAGGCGGCCTATAATGGCTGGTACATTGGTGGGGCTGCAAGTTATCTGTTTCAGGCTGATAGTGATAATGGTGGTACAACCGGCTCATTCGTTACCGGCAACGGCTCGTCTTCAATACCGGCCGGCACCCAGGTATCGGCCGGTACTCCATATGACTGGGAGACCGAATTTGACGATGGATGGGGACTTTCCGGTGAGATTGGCAAGATGTTTGTCGATGGCTGGCGGCTCGCAGTGGAGTTGAACTATACCAGCGCCGACGTTGATCAACATAGCGGTGTTCTGCTTGGAGGAACTGATATTGGCAGCCAGGATGCTGCGCTGTTAACAGGCTCCACCAGTCAGAGTGGTGTGTCGGTGAGTCAGTTGGTGGCTGATGGCAGGGGGGATCTCTCCACCCTTGGGGTATTTTTAAATGGCTACTTCGATTTTAATAAGGAGGGAGCGTTTCAACCCTATCTTGGAGTGGGCCTCGGCTTTGTGATGGCCGAGGTGGAATTCAAGCCTTCCGGGGTGACAATCGTTGATGACGACGAGACCAAGTTCGGGTTTCAGTTCCGTGCAGGAGCCGCATACAGCATTACTGAGTATACGGACATTTATGGTGAATATACCTACAGGATAACGGATGATATCGAAGTGGAAAATTCACTCTTCCCAGGGGATCTGGAAATAGAAAATGAGCAGCACCTTTTGAGTGTAGGCGTGCGCTACAGGTTTACGTATTGA
- a CDS encoding chloride channel protein produces the protein MISQLRKLLPGENTRMLIIATFIGLMAGLLNILFRTVVELFERFFLHGGKELLGIDQGGWNLLLLPLIPMLGMVLLIPLSLLFPGEINGYGLPKFLRKVNLEGGYIKARTIFLKIISTALTIGTGNSAGVEGPIAQIGGAMGSQVGQFFGVNSNRMKVYIAAGAAGGIAGMFNAPIAGVFFAAEIILLGTYEVRSFAALITASAISTVVTRAYFGETSVFVIPDYDVVNHFVEIPLYCLLAVIIGLAAVLHLKIFYFIRDKYQVLPIPAQIKPITGAFLVGVIAIFFPQVMADGYQFMGNVLYGEGITKVMFALIFLKMIATALTLGSGGAGGVFAPALFIGSMIGGTFGAIVNRMIPDMTADSGAYASVGIGAFLAASTHAPMTAIFLLFEMTGNYRIIVPAMLVSIIGTIVAKKFCEDSIDTVDFTREGINLHEGREVSIMKTLKVGSAITEDVDFISEKANINQMLEIFAQAKSGFYFPVVNDRGRMVGIVSMSDIKNIIHRETSERIAQTVGSICQRSVITLTPDDSLYKAMQLFDIKGIEEIPVVESLDDRWVVGMLKRRSVISAYNRQVLKKGISEKVGSIRVANPE, from the coding sequence ATGATTTCACAACTCCGCAAACTGCTCCCCGGCGAAAATACCCGCATGCTGATTATCGCGACCTTCATTGGTCTGATGGCCGGTTTGCTGAACATTCTCTTTCGCACCGTGGTAGAACTGTTCGAAAGATTTTTCCTGCATGGTGGCAAGGAACTGCTCGGTATCGACCAGGGCGGCTGGAACCTGCTGTTACTGCCACTTATCCCCATGCTCGGCATGGTGTTGCTGATCCCCCTCTCGCTGCTCTTTCCCGGTGAGATCAATGGTTACGGGCTCCCCAAATTCCTGCGTAAGGTGAACCTTGAAGGCGGTTATATCAAAGCCCGTACCATATTTCTAAAGATCATTTCCACCGCGCTCACCATCGGTACCGGCAACTCTGCAGGCGTCGAAGGGCCTATCGCTCAGATCGGTGGAGCCATGGGTTCTCAGGTCGGCCAGTTTTTCGGGGTAAACAGTAACAGGATGAAGGTCTATATCGCTGCCGGCGCTGCAGGTGGCATTGCCGGGATGTTCAATGCCCCCATTGCAGGCGTATTTTTTGCCGCGGAAATCATCCTGCTTGGCACCTACGAGGTACGCTCATTCGCTGCCCTCATTACAGCTTCCGCCATTTCCACTGTTGTTACCCGTGCCTACTTTGGTGAGACCAGCGTATTTGTCATTCCAGATTACGATGTGGTCAACCATTTCGTCGAGATACCACTTTATTGTCTGCTGGCCGTCATTATCGGACTCGCTGCCGTACTTCATCTGAAGATCTTCTATTTCATCCGGGACAAATACCAGGTATTGCCTATTCCGGCCCAGATCAAACCAATTACCGGAGCTTTCCTGGTTGGTGTGATCGCCATCTTCTTCCCACAGGTAATGGCCGATGGGTACCAATTCATGGGGAATGTACTTTATGGTGAAGGAATCACCAAAGTGATGTTCGCGCTGATTTTCCTGAAAATGATAGCCACAGCACTTACTCTTGGCTCCGGCGGTGCCGGTGGCGTTTTTGCCCCTGCTCTGTTTATCGGCAGTATGATCGGTGGCACCTTTGGCGCCATCGTCAACAGAATGATTCCCGATATGACCGCCGACTCCGGTGCCTATGCCTCCGTCGGAATTGGTGCCTTCCTGGCAGCGTCCACCCATGCGCCGATGACCGCTATTTTTCTGCTCTTTGAGATGACCGGCAACTACCGCATTATCGTTCCCGCTATGCTGGTCTCCATCATCGGTACCATCGTGGCTAAGAAATTCTGTGAAGACTCCATAGATACCGTGGACTTCACCAGGGAAGGCATTAATCTGCATGAAGGCCGTGAGGTTTCGATAATGAAAACCCTCAAGGTTGGTTCGGCAATTACCGAAGATGTTGATTTCATCAGTGAGAAAGCCAACATTAACCAGATGCTGGAAATTTTCGCGCAGGCCAAGAGCGGTTTCTATTTCCCGGTGGTCAACGACCGTGGCCGCATGGTCGGTATTGTCTCCATGAGTGATATAAAAAATATCATCCACCGGGAAACCAGCGAACGAATCGCCCAGACAGTCGGTTCTATCTGCCAGCGCAGTGTAATCACCCTTACCCCTGACGATTCGCTGTACAAGGCAATGCAGCTCTTCGATATCAAGGGGATCGAAGAAATTCCTGTGGTCGAGTCGCTTGATGACCGATGGGTCGTTGGTATGCTCAAGCGCAGGAGCGTCATTTCCGCCTATAACCGACAGGTACTCAAGAAAGGTATCAGCGAAAAGGTCGGGTCCATCAGAGTGGCTAACCCTGAATGA
- a CDS encoding deoxyguanosinetriphosphate triphosphohydrolase family protein: MPGRMLQDELFSTLEILNDEELNRLSPLATLSSSASRRQQESREGYRQQFALDADRILHSRAYTRYIDKTQVFCLVKNDHITHRVLHVQLVSRIARTIGRFLHLNEDLIEAIALGHDIGHPPFGHDGESFLAELCDEHGLPLFQHNLQSVRFLDKLERKGRGWNLSVQTLDGILCHDGEVHSRALTPQPDIDFAGFDEKYRTKEADPSQGLTPATLEGCVVRLADTIAYIGRDIEDAITLGLITREEIPIECREILGETNGTIVYNLVTDLIANSTVPAPGTIDHSKACAIGFSHDVSERLHQLKAFNYERIYLAPSTKQDYSRIRECYRALFAHYCKQAENRSASTLQVDLMSDAAHCYQPGQAAAMVRDFIAGMTDDYFLHQAAEIGCNIPVKR; the protein is encoded by the coding sequence ATGCCGGGCCGAATGCTTCAGGACGAGCTTTTTTCCACCCTGGAAATATTGAACGATGAAGAGCTGAACAGGCTTTCACCGCTCGCAACACTTAGCTCATCCGCCTCACGCAGACAACAGGAAAGCAGAGAAGGATACCGCCAGCAATTTGCCCTTGATGCCGACCGTATTCTGCACTCCAGGGCATACACCCGATACATCGATAAGACCCAGGTATTCTGTCTTGTTAAAAATGATCACATCACCCACCGGGTACTGCATGTACAGCTTGTTTCACGTATCGCCCGCACCATAGGCCGGTTTCTCCACCTGAACGAAGACCTCATCGAAGCAATCGCTCTCGGCCACGACATCGGCCATCCGCCTTTTGGCCACGATGGAGAATCTTTTTTAGCCGAGCTTTGTGATGAACATGGTCTCCCGCTTTTCCAGCATAACCTGCAGTCCGTTCGATTTCTCGATAAGTTAGAACGTAAAGGACGCGGCTGGAATCTTTCGGTGCAAACGCTCGACGGCATACTCTGCCATGACGGTGAAGTCCACTCCAGAGCGCTTACACCCCAACCGGACATTGACTTTGCCGGGTTTGATGAAAAGTACCGCACCAAGGAAGCCGATCCCAGCCAGGGCTTAACACCTGCGACCCTCGAGGGCTGCGTAGTTCGCCTTGCGGATACCATCGCCTACATTGGTCGTGATATCGAAGACGCCATTACCCTGGGCCTTATTACCAGAGAAGAGATACCGATTGAGTGCCGTGAAATTCTTGGCGAGACCAACGGCACCATCGTCTATAACCTGGTAACAGACCTTATTGCGAACAGCACTGTCCCGGCCCCTGGAACAATCGACCACTCAAAAGCCTGCGCCATAGGTTTCAGCCACGATGTGTCTGAACGCCTTCACCAACTCAAAGCCTTTAACTACGAGCGAATCTATCTTGCGCCATCCACCAAGCAAGACTATTCTCGTATAAGGGAATGTTATCGGGCCCTCTTCGCCCACTACTGCAAACAGGCAGAAAACAGATCCGCCAGTACTCTTCAAGTTGACCTCATGAGCGATGCGGCACACTGCTACCAGCCTGGCCAGGCTGCAGCCATGGTGCGTGATTTCATAGCGGGAATGACGGATGATTATTTTTTACATCAAGCAGCTGAAATCGGCTGCAACATTCCGGTAAAACGATGA